From Verrucomicrobia bacterium S94, the proteins below share one genomic window:
- a CDS encoding ribonuclease HIII yields the protein MKTNSFTYKLTPEQQNAVFELLSSPAYLPEKVPHTRIAVSIPDCRINLYNSGKLLVQGKAARDWITFTLETEILHEARLGYEDFHDPEAIQPHMGIDESGKGDFFGPLVIASAYVNEELVEKLRELGVRDSKKISSDNVALNMARDIRKLLGDRCAMITIGPRSYNRMYSKIRNVNKMLAWGHARAIENLLEKVPDCPRALSDKFGPTHQIERALMEKGQKIKLDQRTKAESDPAVAAASILARAGFVYALKQMGKIHGFEVPKGASDKVRRAAEKLIADKGPGILLDVAKCHFQTTDKVLAEVGYSRSDLPRPD from the coding sequence ATGAAAACCAACTCTTTTACCTATAAACTCACACCGGAACAACAGAACGCGGTTTTTGAACTCCTCAGCTCCCCTGCATATCTGCCTGAAAAAGTGCCGCACACCCGCATCGCCGTATCCATTCCGGACTGTCGCATCAATCTGTACAATTCGGGCAAACTGCTCGTACAGGGAAAAGCCGCCCGCGATTGGATCACCTTCACTCTGGAAACCGAAATTTTACACGAAGCCCGCCTAGGCTACGAAGATTTCCACGACCCGGAAGCCATCCAGCCGCACATGGGCATCGATGAATCCGGGAAAGGCGATTTTTTCGGACCGCTTGTTATTGCATCGGCCTACGTCAACGAAGAGCTTGTCGAAAAACTTAGAGAACTGGGCGTTCGCGACTCCAAAAAAATCTCATCCGACAATGTTGCATTAAATATGGCGCGCGATATCCGAAAACTGCTCGGCGACCGCTGCGCCATGATCACGATCGGACCGCGCTCCTACAACCGGATGTATTCTAAAATACGAAACGTAAATAAAATGCTGGCCTGGGGCCATGCGCGCGCTATCGAAAACCTGCTCGAAAAAGTTCCGGACTGTCCTCGCGCCCTGTCCGACAAATTCGGCCCGACCCACCAGATTGAGCGTGCTCTTATGGAAAAAGGACAGAAAATAAAACTGGATCAGCGCACAAAAGCCGAATCCGATCCCGCAGTAGCAGCGGCCTCCATTCTGGCACGCGCCGGCTTCGTATATGCCCTGAAACAGATGGGAAAAATACATGGATTTGAAGTGCCCAAAGGAGCATCGGACAAGGTACGGCGGGCAGCGGAAAAACTGATCGCCGACAAGGGACCGGGAATTTTACTCGATGTTGCAAAATGTCATTTTCAGACTACGGATAAGGTGCTTGCTGAAGTCGGTTATTCCCGCAGCGACCTACCCCGTCCCGATTAA
- a CDS encoding biopolymer transporter ExbD — protein sequence MKSWIEELINEKTELQIAPLIDVVFLLLIYFMVSAQLKRTEADLDLALPGAVSVSTQMEMPDEQIIEVLASGEIVLNNKVYASPDKSDLADLEYTLLRYAQAAKISKTKAVITIAADDDAVHERVIDVLNACAGAGIKNVTFGTAE from the coding sequence ATGAAGTCCTGGATCGAAGAGCTCATCAATGAAAAAACGGAGCTGCAGATTGCTCCGCTCATCGATGTGGTGTTTCTGTTGCTCATCTATTTTATGGTCAGCGCGCAGTTAAAGCGTACGGAGGCGGATCTGGATCTTGCGCTGCCCGGCGCCGTTTCGGTGTCAACTCAGATGGAGATGCCGGATGAGCAGATTATCGAGGTACTCGCGTCCGGTGAAATTGTGCTGAATAACAAGGTGTATGCCTCGCCGGATAAATCCGATCTGGCTGATCTTGAATATACGCTTCTACGGTATGCCCAGGCGGCAAAGATTTCTAAAACCAAAGCGGTGATCACGATTGCTGCTGATGATGATGCGGTGCACGAGCGCGTGATTGATGTGCTCAACGCCTGCGCCGGTGCCGGCATAAAAAATGTGACGTTCGGGACTGCGGAGTAG
- a CDS encoding biopolymer transporter ExbD, with protein sequence MKFKIPAEGGEDEINMAPMIDMVFLLLIFFMVASHMSKMDRTPVELPVADESKVPEDARGRRLITIRSQDHTGEKVDIIMNLKPVLVEEIAPYVRKLLSEDPKTEIYLRADRYAKHKHVKEVMAACAEGGVVNVIFATFESGN encoded by the coding sequence TTGAAGTTTAAAATTCCAGCTGAAGGCGGCGAAGACGAAATCAACATGGCTCCCATGATTGATATGGTCTTTCTGCTGTTGATTTTCTTTATGGTGGCTTCGCATATGTCGAAGATGGACCGCACGCCGGTTGAGCTGCCGGTGGCGGATGAGTCGAAAGTTCCGGAGGATGCGCGCGGGCGCCGCCTGATCACGATCCGGTCTCAGGACCATACGGGTGAGAAGGTGGATATTATTATGAATCTCAAGCCGGTTCTGGTTGAGGAGATTGCCCCCTATGTACGAAAACTGCTGAGTGAGGATCCGAAGACGGAGATCTATCTGCGGGCCGACCGCTATGCAAAACATAAGCATGTTAAAGAGGTTATGGCGGCCTGTGCTGAAGGCGGAGTGGTGAATGTTATTTTCGCAACGTTTGAGTCGGGGAACTGA
- a CDS encoding MotA/TolQ/ExbB proton channel family protein, producing the protein MYPLGLFSVAMFYFIIRNLLLLREKNMLRQDLKERIEELMRKRDVQGIRSLCAENDSLITAVLDAGMERISEEHDYDAQHVMEAIEEAGNEQMVIFMKPINFLSIIGGTAPMLGLLGTVSGMIKAFSIIAQGGMGDPGKLAGSIGEALITTATGLVIAIPAMIAYFLFKNNFIKTMSTMGRLVGHYMNIFRYAKVD; encoded by the coding sequence ATGTATCCGCTGGGGCTGTTTTCGGTGGCGATGTTTTATTTTATCATTCGGAATCTTCTGCTTCTTCGCGAAAAAAATATGCTGCGGCAGGATTTGAAAGAGCGGATTGAGGAGCTGATGCGCAAGCGCGATGTGCAGGGTATTCGTAGTCTATGTGCGGAAAATGACAGTTTGATTACGGCGGTGCTCGATGCCGGAATGGAACGGATTTCCGAGGAGCACGATTATGATGCGCAGCATGTGATGGAGGCGATTGAGGAGGCGGGCAATGAACAGATGGTGATCTTCATGAAGCCGATCAATTTTCTGTCAATCATCGGCGGAACGGCACCGATGCTCGGTCTGCTCGGCACGGTTTCGGGGATGATTAAGGCGTTTTCGATTATTGCACAGGGCGGCATGGGGGACCCGGGCAAACTGGCCGGCTCCATTGGCGAGGCGCTCATTACAACGGCAACCGGTCTGGTGATTGCGATTCCCGCGATGATTGCTTATTTTCTTTTCAAGAATAACTTCATCAAAACCATGTCGACCATGGGGCGTCTGGTCGGGCATTACATGAATATTTTCCGTTACGCTAAAGTGGACTGA
- a CDS encoding tetratricopeptide repeat protein yields MKRYPDSTLLSEAYAMLGDLRAAEGDLDVALDFYGMAREKALNIGQVNYPLFQAAKVLEMEQRYADIVEMMSDYLKEYGAEGDFASAANWKGKAYKGMNQYARALETYFEVVNAYGNEAFKGGVDLILNEIVSDYRNPDLAVHKPMIMEALEEHLQAVSGRAERTLELRYQTVLAEITEGGEREAFVGAVVRSENIPAAGSGTLLLIAREAVKREDWVLVHEAYERFMVHFPVSNHMLYIMIADLDALIGEERYPEAVERSEEILLKFGYSKSVGYARKRRGDAFRMSGDFERALEAYTEVLSIREWRGALTPEALYWSGICKMELGAVDEAFAYFQRIYVLYEDYTEWVAPAYMKSIQCMETLGGYEQEIINTLREMLANEEVAATPEGIEAAMRLGELRAGEVVP; encoded by the coding sequence GTGAAACGTTATCCGGACAGTACGCTGTTGTCGGAGGCTTATGCAATGCTGGGTGATCTGCGTGCGGCTGAGGGTGATCTGGATGTGGCACTCGATTTTTACGGGATGGCCCGGGAGAAGGCGCTGAATATCGGGCAGGTGAACTATCCGTTGTTTCAGGCGGCCAAGGTGCTGGAGATGGAGCAGCGTTATGCCGATATTGTGGAAATGATGTCGGACTATCTCAAGGAGTATGGGGCGGAGGGTGATTTTGCCAGTGCGGCGAACTGGAAGGGCAAAGCCTATAAGGGAATGAATCAGTATGCCCGTGCGTTGGAAACCTATTTTGAGGTTGTGAATGCCTACGGAAATGAGGCGTTTAAGGGTGGAGTGGATCTGATCCTGAATGAGATTGTGAGTGACTACCGGAATCCGGATCTTGCGGTCCATAAACCCATGATTATGGAGGCGCTGGAAGAGCATCTGCAGGCGGTTTCCGGGAGAGCGGAGCGAACGCTGGAATTGCGCTATCAGACTGTTTTGGCCGAAATTACGGAGGGGGGCGAGCGTGAGGCTTTTGTGGGTGCGGTGGTGCGGTCCGAAAATATTCCGGCTGCGGGGTCCGGCACGTTGCTGCTGATTGCCCGTGAGGCGGTGAAGCGGGAGGATTGGGTGCTGGTTCATGAAGCGTACGAGCGGTTTATGGTCCATTTTCCGGTTTCGAACCATATGCTCTATATTATGATCGCAGATCTTGATGCGCTGATCGGGGAGGAGCGGTATCCCGAAGCGGTTGAGCGTTCCGAGGAGATTCTGTTGAAGTTCGGGTACAGTAAATCGGTGGGGTATGCGCGGAAGCGGCGCGGTGATGCGTTCCGGATGTCGGGCGATTTCGAGCGGGCGCTGGAGGCGTATACCGAGGTGCTTTCCATTCGGGAATGGCGCGGGGCGCTGACGCCGGAGGCGTTGTATTGGTCGGGGATCTGTAAAATGGAGCTCGGGGCGGTCGATGAGGCTTTTGCCTATTTTCAGCGAATCTATGTGTTGTACGAAGATTATACGGAATGGGTGGCGCCGGCTTATATGAAGAGTATTCAGTGTATGGAAACACTGGGCGGCTACGAACAGGAAATTATTAATACGCTGCGGGAAATGCTGGCGAACGAGGAAGTGGCGGCCACGCCGGAGGGGATTGAGGCGGCGATGCGGCTTGGGGAGCTTCGGGCCGGGGAGGTGGTACCATGA
- the bamD gene encoding outer membrane protein assembly factor BamD, whose protein sequence is MSGLLTGLLTAGLLFGAEAQQELRQRGRGMTRSELARLNPQSESTSVLLESAKALLKNEQLEDALPFLEEILVRLEGDNEKKARQTLAFTLYQLAYCQMQLGEYVSGARNFVRFADAFPDDPQQESARVMAAQCLTMVQQWPAVEEQAMLVLRNLRLAEALKIPVTQLLAEARYQQEKWAEAVKPLSALYRMAKTDTVRSGAAVMLVTCYVRLNDFQNLFRFLPRCDRASRHDVGLNLALLEAGDSHYNNHEFQKALLLYRLVLTKAELTAHYEQQLRDIKTAMKPFVADGKQTLTEYKERQLKQQQLFDRLKAQYDVIVNFQDYDMDVLLRMAQCYNDLGRNWPAHAIYQRIFDENPGSELADQARYSAFTVMIDEREWAIATAEGYAYIEQMPNGEFRDDVTLNLMQVHMTRQQFELAYEMGRKALELSPNHKYIDQITYLMGYIRFKSLDYQEALRHFTKVLGMWPESRYYESAEYWRAMTLLFLGNLKRRSRPLRGI, encoded by the coding sequence ATGTCCGGGCTGTTAACGGGTCTGCTGACGGCGGGGCTTCTTTTCGGGGCTGAAGCTCAGCAGGAATTGCGGCAGCGGGGGCGGGGAATGACGCGAAGCGAGCTGGCACGTCTGAATCCGCAATCCGAATCCACCAGTGTGCTGCTGGAATCGGCCAAGGCTCTGCTGAAGAATGAGCAGCTGGAGGATGCGCTGCCTTTTCTGGAGGAAATTCTGGTCCGTCTGGAAGGGGATAACGAGAAAAAGGCCCGGCAGACGCTGGCGTTTACCCTTTATCAACTGGCTTACTGCCAGATGCAGCTGGGGGAATATGTTTCCGGTGCGCGAAATTTTGTCCGCTTTGCGGATGCGTTTCCGGATGATCCGCAGCAGGAATCGGCCCGGGTGATGGCAGCTCAGTGTCTGACGATGGTGCAGCAGTGGCCGGCGGTGGAGGAGCAGGCGATGCTGGTGCTGCGGAATCTTCGGCTGGCTGAGGCGTTGAAAATCCCGGTAACGCAGCTGCTGGCGGAAGCGCGGTATCAGCAGGAGAAATGGGCCGAGGCGGTCAAGCCGCTGTCGGCACTTTACCGGATGGCGAAGACGGATACGGTCCGGTCGGGGGCGGCGGTTATGCTGGTGACCTGTTATGTGCGCCTTAATGATTTTCAAAACCTTTTCCGGTTTCTGCCGCGTTGTGATAGGGCCTCGCGGCATGATGTCGGGCTGAATCTGGCTCTGCTGGAGGCGGGCGATTCGCATTATAATAACCATGAATTTCAGAAGGCGCTGCTGCTCTATCGTCTGGTGCTGACCAAAGCAGAGCTGACAGCACATTATGAACAGCAGCTGCGCGATATCAAAACGGCGATGAAACCGTTTGTGGCGGACGGAAAGCAGACGCTGACGGAATACAAGGAGCGGCAGTTGAAGCAGCAGCAACTGTTTGACCGGTTGAAGGCGCAGTATGATGTGATCGTTAATTTTCAGGATTATGACATGGATGTTCTGCTGCGCATGGCCCAGTGCTATAATGATCTGGGGCGGAACTGGCCGGCCCATGCGATTTATCAACGGATTTTTGATGAAAATCCGGGCAGTGAACTGGCGGATCAGGCGCGTTATTCTGCGTTTACGGTAATGATTGATGAGCGAGAATGGGCGATAGCTACGGCGGAGGGGTATGCCTATATCGAGCAGATGCCGAACGGGGAATTCCGTGATGATGTGACGCTGAATCTGATGCAGGTGCATATGACCCGGCAGCAGTTTGAGCTGGCATATGAGATGGGGCGAAAGGCGTTGGAACTTTCGCCGAACCATAAGTATATCGATCAGATTACGTATCTGATGGGATACATCCGTTTCAAGAGTCTGGATTATCAGGAGGCGTTGCGGCATTTCACCAAGGTGCTCGGGATGTGGCCGGAGAGCCGGTATTATGAATCTGCGGAATACTGGCGGGCGATGACGCTTTTGTTTCTGGGGAATTTGAAAAGGCGGAGCCGGCCTTTGCGGGGTATCTGA
- a CDS encoding 50S ribosomal protein L31 yields MKADIHPKYEEATIRCSCGNEIVTRSTVKEMHVNTCSSCHPFFTGSAKLIDTEGRVDRFKKRFAEGMY; encoded by the coding sequence ATGAAAGCAGATATTCATCCGAAGTATGAAGAAGCGACCATCCGCTGCTCCTGCGGTAACGAGATTGTCACTCGTTCCACCGTTAAGGAAATGCATGTCAACACATGCTCCAGCTGCCACCCCTTCTTCACCGGAAGCGCAAAACTGATCGATACCGAAGGCCGCGTCGACCGCTTCAAAAAGCGTTTCGCCGAAGGTATGTATTAG
- a CDS encoding peptide chain release factor 1, which yields MVDQAYLDQLQSNISELESRMSLPEISSDPKKMQECMREYGHQKKLAECAAKVINLANSKAESEAILADPDSDDELREMAEMELTEITEQLPAAEREMEIALIPPDPTDSRNVIMEIRAGTGGDEAAIFAGDLYRMYTRYFDVRGWKHKVLDVSPSESGGYKEISFSAEGEDVYKVLKHEGGTHRVQRVPQTETQGRVHTSAATVAVLAEVEDVDIEIKTEDLRIDTYRAQGAGGQHVNTTDSAIRITHIPSGVVVQCQDERSQHKNKAAAMKMLRAKLYDDQQRKAAEEQASERKSMVGSGDRSEKIRTYNYPQNRLTDHRINLTLYKLDRIMEGALDEILTALYEHDIEQRIKQQMKK from the coding sequence ATGGTCGACCAAGCCTATTTAGATCAGCTCCAGTCCAATATCAGCGAACTTGAAAGCCGCATGTCGCTGCCCGAAATTTCGTCTGACCCCAAAAAAATGCAGGAATGCATGCGCGAATACGGCCACCAGAAAAAACTCGCCGAATGCGCCGCCAAAGTCATCAACCTTGCCAATTCCAAAGCCGAATCCGAAGCCATTCTCGCCGACCCTGACTCCGACGACGAACTCCGGGAAATGGCCGAAATGGAACTCACGGAAATCACCGAACAGCTGCCCGCCGCCGAACGCGAAATGGAAATTGCGCTCATTCCGCCGGACCCGACCGACTCCCGTAACGTCATTATGGAAATCCGCGCCGGCACCGGCGGCGACGAAGCTGCGATTTTCGCCGGCGACCTCTACCGCATGTACACCCGCTATTTCGATGTGCGCGGCTGGAAACACAAGGTACTCGACGTCAGCCCATCCGAATCCGGCGGCTACAAAGAAATCTCCTTTTCCGCCGAAGGCGAAGATGTCTATAAAGTGCTTAAACATGAAGGCGGAACCCATCGTGTACAGCGCGTTCCGCAAACCGAGACACAGGGCCGCGTCCACACCTCCGCCGCCACCGTCGCCGTACTGGCTGAAGTAGAGGATGTTGATATCGAGATCAAAACCGAAGACCTCCGCATCGACACCTACCGCGCACAGGGTGCCGGCGGACAGCACGTCAACACCACCGACTCCGCCATCCGCATCACCCACATTCCCTCCGGCGTGGTCGTGCAGTGTCAGGACGAACGCTCCCAGCACAAGAATAAAGCCGCTGCCATGAAAATGCTGCGCGCCAAACTCTACGACGACCAGCAGCGCAAAGCCGCCGAAGAGCAGGCTTCCGAGCGCAAATCCATGGTCGGCTCCGGTGACCGTTCCGAGAAAATCCGGACCTACAACTATCCTCAGAACCGCCTCACCGACCACCGGATCAATCTTACGCTTTATAAACTGGACCGCATCATGGAAGGTGCGCTCGATGAAATTCTTACGGCTCTCTACGAGCATGACATTGAGCAACGCATCAAACAGCAGATGAAAAAATAA
- a CDS encoding DUF3592 domain-containing protein translates to MRVSSSKGRRLTGRMLFSGFGLFFAFIGARFVQQEWNALQDVKAMQQWVQTSFRIVTSRIDDDHEGFRLFVSYTYSVDGHTCSANRIGKRRYLTTSNIGNIKRLEKRFPPGKLRRNPMTTGFPRQYPTLARHEKGIPPPRLPARNGRLILLFAEQETYIPRPKG, encoded by the coding sequence ATGAGGGTTTCGTCATCAAAAGGCCGCAGGCTGACCGGCAGAATGCTGTTCAGCGGATTCGGGCTGTTCTTCGCATTCATCGGCGCACGGTTTGTGCAACAGGAATGGAATGCCCTGCAGGACGTCAAAGCCATGCAGCAATGGGTGCAGACCTCCTTCAGGATTGTAACAAGCAGAATCGATGATGATCACGAAGGCTTCCGCCTCTTTGTCAGCTACACCTATTCCGTCGACGGGCATACCTGCAGTGCAAACCGGATCGGGAAAAGACGATATTTAACCACCTCAAATATCGGTAACATTAAACGCCTTGAAAAACGCTTTCCGCCCGGGAAACTACGACGGAATCCAATGACAACTGGTTTTCCACGGCAGTATCCCACACTGGCCCGACATGAAAAAGGAATTCCTCCTCCTCGTCTACCCGCAAGAAACGGACGCCTAATCCTTTTATTTGCAGAACAGGAGACGTATATTCCTCGCCCGAAAGGATGA
- a CDS encoding L-aspartate oxidase — protein sequence MKNTPQNADFLVIGSGLAGLTAAMELSKHGKVLVATKVEASECNSFYAQGGIACVIDPDDTVRAHVEDTLSTGCGLSDPDVVETIVRSGYDRIHELEELGIEFDLSKLKGKETEYDLGQEGGHSHRRILHAGDITGKSMMQTLILRAKENKNIVLRENLMAIDLVTTDWINHPGQNRCIGAYFLDSKTEEIFAVHAKCTVLSTGGIGKVYPYTSNPDVATGDGVAMAWRAGLPIRNMEFVQFHPTCLYHPDAKSFLISEAVRGEGAELMDVRGRKFMKDFDERGSLATRDVTARAIDAVMKKHGDEFVYLDISHRSESFLRERFPNLYNACLRYGVNMAKEPIPVVPACHYSCGGVVAEVNGKTALPGLYACGEVASTGLHGANRLASNSLLEALVCGHATAVEISRVWKEFSEDAVIPDWRCGQAVSSDEAVVVEHNWNEVRTAMWDYVGIVRTERRLARARSRIRNLRQEIKQYYGDYLVTADLLELRNIADVAELIIRSAEQRKESRGLHFMSDHPETSDELEHTVIHDEPGGPLT from the coding sequence ATGAAAAACACACCCCAGAATGCAGACTTTCTCGTAATCGGCTCCGGCCTCGCCGGCCTGACCGCAGCAATGGAACTTTCCAAACATGGCAAAGTGCTCGTCGCAACCAAAGTTGAAGCTTCCGAATGCAATAGTTTCTATGCCCAGGGCGGCATCGCCTGCGTTATCGATCCCGATGACACGGTGCGGGCGCACGTAGAGGACACCCTCAGCACCGGCTGCGGACTGAGTGATCCGGACGTGGTCGAAACAATCGTACGCAGCGGCTATGACCGCATCCATGAACTGGAAGAACTCGGTATTGAATTTGATCTGAGCAAACTCAAAGGCAAAGAGACCGAATATGACCTGGGTCAGGAAGGCGGCCATTCACACCGCCGGATTCTGCACGCAGGCGACATTACCGGCAAATCAATGATGCAGACGCTTATTCTACGCGCCAAAGAAAATAAAAACATTGTCCTGCGCGAGAATCTGATGGCGATCGACCTCGTCACCACCGACTGGATTAACCATCCCGGCCAGAACCGTTGCATCGGCGCCTATTTTCTCGATTCAAAAACCGAGGAGATTTTTGCAGTGCACGCAAAATGCACGGTCCTTTCGACCGGCGGCATAGGAAAAGTCTATCCATACACCTCTAATCCGGATGTCGCCACCGGCGACGGCGTTGCCATGGCCTGGCGCGCCGGTCTGCCGATCCGCAATATGGAATTTGTGCAGTTCCACCCGACCTGTCTTTATCATCCCGATGCCAAATCGTTTCTGATTTCGGAAGCAGTTCGCGGAGAAGGTGCCGAACTCATGGATGTCCGCGGCCGGAAGTTCATGAAGGATTTCGATGAACGCGGCTCCCTGGCCACTCGCGATGTCACTGCCCGCGCCATCGACGCCGTCATGAAAAAACACGGCGATGAATTCGTTTATCTCGATATTTCCCACCGCTCCGAATCTTTCCTGCGCGAACGCTTCCCGAATCTATACAATGCCTGCCTGCGCTACGGCGTGAATATGGCCAAAGAACCGATTCCCGTCGTTCCGGCCTGCCACTATTCGTGTGGCGGCGTCGTGGCCGAAGTGAATGGGAAAACCGCCCTTCCCGGTCTCTATGCCTGCGGCGAAGTGGCAAGTACCGGACTGCACGGTGCCAACCGCCTTGCCAGCAACTCCCTGCTCGAAGCTCTCGTCTGCGGCCACGCCACCGCCGTCGAAATTTCCAGGGTCTGGAAAGAATTCAGCGAAGATGCCGTCATTCCCGACTGGCGCTGCGGTCAAGCCGTATCATCCGACGAAGCGGTCGTGGTCGAGCATAACTGGAATGAGGTCCGCACCGCCATGTGGGACTATGTCGGTATTGTCCGCACCGAACGCCGCCTCGCACGCGCACGTTCACGCATCCGTAATCTGCGGCAGGAAATCAAACAGTATTACGGCGACTATCTCGTAACCGCCGACCTGCTCGAACTGCGAAACATCGCCGATGTCGCCGAGCTGATCATCCGCTCCGCCGAACAGCGCAAAGAGAGCCGCGGGCTGCATTTCATGTCAGATCATCCGGAAACCTCCGATGAGCTCGAACATACCGTCATTCACGACGAACCCGGCGGACCGCTGACATAA
- a CDS encoding biopolymer transporter ExbD, with the protein MPPKRFIIFWFMTASKAELTVMKPFDPHKKSQQLRNFKPTRKPAGVFTIALGFCDSALLALAFFLAVSPFVMQPGINITLPASPFSGGARFGSMVLSITRGEWYYFNNERLDEAGLREALRTAALRHRDSVLIIEADEHVSHGTVVKAWNAALEAGITEVSIATRISAVDEEVP; encoded by the coding sequence ATGCCGCCGAAGAGGTTTATCATTTTCTGGTTTATGACCGCATCGAAGGCGGAGTTGACGGTAATGAAACCCTTTGATCCTCATAAAAAAAGCCAGCAGCTCAGAAATTTCAAACCCACCCGAAAGCCGGCAGGGGTGTTTACTATCGCTCTGGGTTTCTGCGATTCCGCATTACTGGCACTGGCCTTTTTTCTGGCGGTTTCACCGTTTGTCATGCAACCGGGTATTAACATTACATTGCCGGCATCTCCGTTTTCCGGCGGTGCGCGGTTTGGGTCGATGGTGCTCTCGATTACGCGTGGCGAATGGTACTATTTCAATAATGAGCGGTTGGATGAGGCCGGACTGCGCGAGGCACTTCGTACAGCAGCGTTGCGGCATCGGGACAGTGTACTGATCATCGAGGCCGATGAACATGTTTCGCATGGTACCGTAGTAAAAGCCTGGAATGCGGCACTCGAAGCCGGAATCACCGAAGTGTCGATTGCAACGCGCATTTCCGCTGTTGACGAGGAGGTGCCGTGA
- a CDS encoding MotA/TolQ/ExbB proton channel family protein, whose product MLELMVKGGWIMWPILVCSIAAAALFLERVFHLHRAQIKQDDFLSGIYTIVNRGNTAEAVSICDQTPGPVAHIIRTGLLHADEKPEELKQTIIKAGLGEIPRLEKNLGGLLTIAQITPLLGLLGTVVGLIQIFMAMQQHAPLAEIGDLAGGIWQALITTAVGLCVSIPAFAGYNFLLSRVERITLNMEYAAEEVYHFLVYDRIEGGVDGNETL is encoded by the coding sequence ATGTTGGAACTGATGGTTAAGGGAGGCTGGATTATGTGGCCGATACTGGTCTGCAGTATTGCCGCTGCTGCACTTTTTCTGGAGCGGGTGTTTCATCTGCATCGTGCGCAGATCAAACAGGATGATTTTCTGAGCGGAATCTATACGATTGTAAACCGCGGAAATACGGCTGAAGCTGTTTCGATATGCGATCAGACTCCGGGTCCGGTCGCACACATTATCCGCACGGGACTGCTGCATGCCGATGAAAAGCCGGAAGAGTTGAAGCAGACCATAATCAAAGCCGGTCTGGGAGAGATTCCGCGTCTGGAGAAAAATCTGGGCGGTTTGCTGACGATTGCCCAAATTACACCTTTATTGGGCCTGCTGGGCACTGTAGTGGGGCTGATTCAGATTTTCATGGCCATGCAGCAGCATGCGCCGCTGGCTGAGATCGGGGATCTGGCCGGCGGAATCTGGCAGGCGCTGATCACGACTGCGGTTGGTCTCTGTGTTTCCATTCCCGCTTTTGCCGGTTATAACTTTCTGTTGAGCCGGGTGGAGCGCATTACGCTGAATATGGAATATGCCGCCGAAGAGGTTTATCATTTTCTGGTTTATGACCGCATCGAAGGCGGAGTTGACGGTAATGAAACCCTTTGA